A genomic segment from Epinephelus fuscoguttatus linkage group LG17, E.fuscoguttatus.final_Chr_v1 encodes:
- the LOC125904800 gene encoding sperm acrosome membrane-associated protein 4-like, producing MTKLLWRCAALLTLLVTVESLTCYTCDVNILDSCLITAPVNCTGAQDRCFSAVAKFSGPLLDVHQRGCTEKSDCESSNGTILNVNYTITKTCCSADLCNGAAPIQLPLAAALGAALVALWSQWDL from the exons ATGACCAAATTACTGTGGAGGTGCGCAGCACTGTTGACACTGCTTGTTACAg TTGAGTCTCTCACCTGTTACACCTGTGATGTCAATATCCTCGACTCCTGCCTTATCACAGCTCCTGTAAATTGCACGGGAGCTCAGGACAGATGCTTCTCTGCAGTTGCGA AGTTTAGTGGCCCCCTCTTGGATGTCCATCAGCGAGGCTGCACAGAAAAATCCGACTGTGAAAGCAGTAATGGCACCATCCTGAATGTTAACTACACGATCACAAAGACCTGCTGCAGTGCCGACCTCTGTAACGGAGCTGCCCCCATCCAGCTGCCTCTCGCTGCAGCTCTGGGTGCTGCTCTGGTGGCACTCTGGAGCCAGTGGGACCTTTAA
- the LOC125904796 gene encoding lymphocyte antigen 6 complex locus protein G6d-like, whose amino-acid sequence MLRFFGVCAALMAMFVTGESLRCHTCKVGLGDKCLYSSMMTCSEAQPSCYWGKLAFNISYLMTLSTRGCIASSLCNQTETGALLNAAYTVTRTCCSTDCCNGATSIQVPQTATLGATLMAVWSTWSL is encoded by the exons ATGCTAAGGTTCTTCGGGGTCTGTGCGGCATTGATGGCCATGTTTGTTACAG GTGAATCTCTGAGATGTCACACCTGCAAGGTGGGCTTGGGAGATAAATGTCTGTACAGCTCCATGATGACCTGCAGTGAAGCTCAGCCCAGCTGCTACTGGGGAAAACTGG CCTTCAACATCAGTTATTTGATGACCCTGAGCACTCGAGGCTGCATTGCCTCGTCTCTCTGCAACCAGACCGAAACAGGAGCCCTTCTGAATGCCGCTTACACCGTCACCAGGACTTGCTGCAGCACTGACTGCTGTAATGGAGCCACGTCTATCCAGGTCCCTCAAACTGCTACTTTAGGCGCCACCTTAATGGCGGTTTGGAGCACCTGGagcctttaa